The DNA region CCATTCACGAGCACCTTGATGTTCTTGCCTTCCATACCACGGATATTGATTTTGCCCTCGCCGCCCATGCCTCCGGACTTGCGTACTTTAACTCCCGAAGAAGTATTGACTGCTTTCGAGATACTCTTGCTGGTATTCTGAAGTTCCGTAGCGTCGATGGTCGAAACGGTTTCCACCTTTTTCGCTTGCTTTGCCTGCTCTGCTTCGGCATCAGTTTCCACCGAAAGTTCATCCAGCTGGGTAACACCCGCAGAAGGCGCATTATTCTCGGCGCTTGTATTAGCCGCACTAGGCTCTTCCAAAAAATCGTCAATCGACGTCACTTCTTCATCTTGGGCTCGCACGGAAACCGCCGCCATCAGCGTAATCAAAACGACCGTCAAAGCAAGCGTCATCATCGTGAAATCAAACTTCTTCATAGTGAATTATTCTCCACCTTCTAATTCGTTTATCAGCTGGATGTTGTAGAGTTTTTCAACCTGCAAGATGTCAAGCACAACAGCGATACGTTCGTAAGTCGTTCCCTTGTCGATTTTAATCGCCACAGGAGATTTCTTGTTCTGAACGGCAGCGGCCTTGACGCGCAAATCATCAGGCGTTCCTCGCTCGCCATTGAAAGCGAGTTCCGTTTCAGAAAGTTCGATGTACAGGCCTTCTGGCGTATCGCGCTTGACTTCGCTCTGCGTCTCAGGCAAAATCAACTTGAGCACCGATTCATCTTGTTTAAAAACGGAGGTGACAAGGAAAAACACCAACAGCAGAAAGACGCAGTCAATCAGCGGCGTCATATCGGGGCGGATGCGGCGGGTACGGCGGGCCATTTACGTTTCCTCATCAGCAGCATCTGCTGTAGCAATTTCATGTCTATGGTCTTTTTCCTTCAAAATGCGGCCCAGACGCAGAAGCACATCGTTTTCCACATTATCCTGTTCCGATTCAAGACGGGCATTCAGGTAATTGAAGGAGATTACATGCGGGATGGCGACCACGAGACCGATGACCGTTGTAATCAAGGCCAGCTTAATGCCTGTTGCAAAAGCCCCGGCATCCGAAAGCCCGGAAACCGCAATAACGCTAAACGCGTTGAAGATACCAAACACCGTTCCCAAAAGGCCGAGCAGCGGAGAGATGCTCGCGATGTTCTCGATGGTGGTAAGACCCTTCGAAAGCGGCGAGAAAGCCAGCGCAATCTCGGTGCGAATACTTTCGACAATGATGTGGTGATCGGTATTGTGGGTCACCACACGATGCAGGATCTTCGCCGGAAGGCGCTTGCGAATGCTCCTGTTGAAAAGAACGAGAGCGATAACCTTCCATACGATAATCGCATAGCCCACAAAGTTCATAGCCACGAGCACGTAGGCAATCACGCCGCCCTGCTGGATAAAGTCTAAGATGTAGTTCATGAATTTCCTTTTATTGATGCAGATTGTACTTGATTGGAATCTCCATTTTCCAGGTATCCTTTTCCAGGATTTCGGGAATAGGCTTGAATTTCGGAAGCGATTGCACGGCAGCAAGGGCGCTTTCATTCAATGAGGAATACGGGCACGGTTTTGCAACCACCGCATCGCTAATGGCACCATCCTTGGCTACCGTAAACTGGACACGCACCGTCCCCTCCTGCTTTAAGCGGCGGGCTGTCGCTGGGTAATCCTTGCGCTTTTCGAATTCCTTCGAAAGCCCCATCAAGTAGGCACGCGTCACCTTCATCAGCGAATCCTTCGAAGGCTTCGGCGGAGGAGGTGGCGGAGGCGGAGGAGCCACAGGTTCTTCGACAACAGGAGCTGTTTCTACCACTTCGGCATCCGTAACCATAATCGGTTCCGGTTCTGGCTCAGGTTCCTGTTCCGGAACTGTATCTTGCACGATGTTCGGGATAACCTTCGCCCGCACAATCTTCTTCACAATTTTCTTGATTTCAGGAGGCGGTTCCGGCGGCGTGAGCAGCAGTCGTTCCACATGGATGACTTCAGCATCCTCGCGCGTCGTAACCACTTGAGTATTCCTCAAAAAGCCCCATGCATAGAAGCCGATATGCAATAGGATTGCAAGACCGACGCCTACCCAGAAGGCGTTTTTCATGAGGAATGATGCGTAAGGGTTTCTCATCTAGAAATAGTACTTGGCCTTTGCCCAAACTTCACAGTTCTTATCGTAATTGGCGAGCTGCCCGCGCTTGCCACCGAAATGGTCATAGCCGGCCGAAAGCGTCACCTGGTCCGTAACCGCGTAATCGCCTGCCGCGCGCGCATAGTAAGCAAGGTTATCGATATCGAACATCCCATAAAGCGAAAGCTTGAGCGTATTGTTTAAAAGTTCCTTCGAGATGCGGAAGGTCATTTCAGAGCTATTCTTCTCAGCCGCAAGTTCGTCCGTGTAGTCAGCGATATACTTGTGCAGGTA from Fibrobacter succinogenes includes:
- a CDS encoding MotA/TolQ/ExbB proton channel family protein gives rise to the protein MNYILDFIQQGGVIAYVLVAMNFVGYAIIVWKVIALVLFNRSIRKRLPAKILHRVVTHNTDHHIIVESIRTEIALAFSPLSKGLTTIENIASISPLLGLLGTVFGIFNAFSVIAVSGLSDAGAFATGIKLALITTVIGLVVAIPHVISFNYLNARLESEQDNVENDVLLRLGRILKEKDHRHEIATADAADEET
- a CDS encoding biopolymer transporter ExbD; the protein is MARRTRRIRPDMTPLIDCVFLLLVFFLVTSVFKQDESVLKLILPETQSEVKRDTPEGLYIELSETELAFNGERGTPDDLRVKAAAVQNKKSPVAIKIDKGTTYERIAVVLDILQVEKLYNIQLINELEGGE
- a CDS encoding energy transducer TonB, encoding MRNPYASFLMKNAFWVGVGLAILLHIGFYAWGFLRNTQVVTTREDAEVIHVERLLLTPPEPPPEIKKIVKKIVRAKVIPNIVQDTVPEQEPEPEPEPIMVTDAEVVETAPVVEEPVAPPPPPPPPPKPSKDSLMKVTRAYLMGLSKEFEKRKDYPATARRLKQEGTVRVQFTVAKDGAISDAVVAKPCPYSSLNESALAAVQSLPKFKPIPEILEKDTWKMEIPIKYNLHQ